CCATCGATGACAGCGGCGCACCGATCAGCGGCGTCTACGAGGCCACCGGCAAGACCCGCATCCGCGGTGGTGAACTGGAAATCAGCGGCTACCTGACGCCCGACTGGGAAGTGCTGGCCGGTTACACCTACATGAAGACCGAGAACCTGGCCGGCGACGACAACGCACTGTTCGCGCTGATGCCACAGCACCAGGCCTCGCTGTGGACCAAGTACACCCTGCCCGGCGGTACCCTGCGCGGTCTGGGCATCGGCGGCGGCGTGACCGCGATGAGCGACTTCCACATCGAGCGCGCCGGCAGCCCGCGGCTCAGCGCACCGGGTTATGCAGTGGTGGATGCCAAGCTGTCCTATCCGATCACCGACAAGCTGACCGGCACCTTCGACGTGAACAACCTGCTCGACCGCAAGTACTACTCGCGGGTCGGCAGCGTCGGCACCTTCAATTTCTACGGCCCGTCGCGCAGCTTCATGCTGGGCGCCCGCTACGAGTTCTGACCCACCAAGCCGCCGGCGCACGCACGCGTCGGCGGCTGACTTTCGGAGATCACCATGCCCCAGTTTCATGCCCAGGTGGCGACACCCCGCGCGTCGCGCAACATGACACGGCTGTGCAAACACTTCGCGCACAAGGCCGAGGTCCAGCTGGATGAGCACCAGGCGCAGGTCGAATTCGCCTTCGGCCGGTGCCGGATGCTCGCCGATCACGAGCAGCTGCTGATCGACTGTCAGGCCGAGGCCGGCGAAGCGGAAAAGCGCCTGCGCTTCGTCATCGACGACCACCTCCACCGCTTCTCCGGCGACGAAGCACTGAAGGTGAACTGGCTGGACGGGCCACTGCCGCCAAGCCACGGGCAGGTCGAGCCATGAAAGGCGCCCTGCTGGCCCTGCTGGCCGGTCTGGGGCTTGCCGCCATACAGGCATACGCCGGGGAAGAAGCCGGCTGGCAGCCGGTTCAGCTGCCGCACAGCAGCCAGCGTGACCTGCATTCGCAACGCACCGGCAAGGACTACCGCATCTTCGTTTCCCAGCCGCGGCACGCGCCACCGCCGGGAGGCTATCCCGTGCTCTATGTGCTGGATGGCAACGCCCTGTTTCCGGGGCTGGCGATCCAGGCTCAGGCCTTGGAGGATCGGCCCGACCCAAGCCTGCGTGATTCGGTGCTGGTGGTCGGCATCGGCTACCCCGGCGGGGCCCTGTACGACTTCAAGGCGCGCGCCGAGGATTACACGCCCAAAGCCGAGGATCGCCAACGCCTGCCGGGCCGCGAACCGCCGCCATCGGGCGGTGCCGATGACTTTCTGGCCTTTATCGAGCACGAACTCAAACCACTGATCGCCCAGCGCTACCCGATCGACGCCCAACGGCAGACCCTGTTCGGCCATTCCTACGGCGGCCTGTTCACCCTCTACACCCTGCTCAGCAAGCCGCAGGCGTTTCAGGGCTATGTCGCCGCCAGCCCGTCGATCTGGTGGTACAAGGGCTACGTCGAGCGCACGCTCGCCGCATTCGAACGGCAGCTCGCGGACCAGCCCGTCGGCGCGCGCCTGCTGGTCACCGCCGGCGGTGCCGAACAGCCCGCAGCGGATGCCGCCATGGACGACCCGCGCCAGCGCCATATGGCCGAGCGGCGCATGGTCGGCAATGCCCGGGATCTGGTCGAGCGTCTGCAGCGGCTGTCCAGCCAGGGCCTGCACAGCGAATTCCAGCTGTTCCCAGGAGCCAACCACGGCACCAATGCCGCACACAGCTCGGTCGTGGCACTGGCGTTGGCGGCCGCCATCGGGCGCCAGCCATCCCGCGATCAGGACGACTGAGGATGGCGAAAGCGACGAGAACCGACCGGTCAGCCGGCCAGGGCCAGCGCAGGCAAAGGCCCGGTGCTAGAGTCGGCGCTGCCTTTTCCATCACTGGAGACACCATGCGCCCTTTGTTCAACGCTTTGCTGCTGGCCCTGCCACTCTCGCTCTCGTCACTGGCCTTCGCCGCCGAATCGCCCGCCGGTCGCTGGCAGACCATCGATGACGAAACCGGCAAGCCCAAGTCCATCGTCGAAATCCAGCAGGCCACTGACGGCACGCTGAGCGGCAAGGTGGCGGAGATTCTGTCATCGGACCGGGGTCCCAACCCGCTGTGCAGTGCCTGCGAGGGTGAGCGCAAGGATCAGCCGATCACCGGCATGACCATTCTCTGGGACCTCAAGCCGAACGGCGATCAGGCCTGGAGCGACGGCACCATCCTCGACCCGGCCAAGGGCAAGACCTACCGCGCCAAGGCCAAGCTGCTCGAAGGCGGCGACCAGCTGGAAGTCCGCGGCTACATCGGCATCGAGGCGCTGGGCCGCACGCAGACCTGGATTCGCCAGTAACCTCGCTCGGCATCCGGGATTGCACGGTGGCGCCAGGCCAGGGTCGAACCCTGCATGCATTCACTTGCCCAGCGCCTCCTGCGCTCATCGAGCCCCCGGTATCGCCACGCATTCTGCCTGGCGATGCTGCTCGTTCTCTGTCCTCTGGCGGCCGCCGATACCCGGCTGGCCGGCGCGAGCGACGAACACGACCTGCTGGCGACACTCGTCGACAGGGTGCGCAGGGACAATGCCGAGGCGCTGATCGACGTTCGGCATTGAGGACAAGATCGGCCCGGCAGTGGACCGGAGTGGGAAGGCAGCCTACTGCCGCGGAAGCATGCCCGAGATGATCAGCGTCAGGGCCGCCCGAAGGTCATGCAGGCCTCGCGCCATGCTCGGATGTGGATACGAGCGCATCCACAGGTCCAGCTCTCCGTAGAACACCGAGCGGACGACCCGTGTCGCGAGGATGGGGTCGACGGTGCTGGCGAGTTCACCGGATCGCACCGCAGCCTCGAAAAGACCGCTCAGCTCGCGCTGCACGATCTCCTTTCGCCTCTCCACGCTCACGCTCTGGGGCGTGGGGCCTATGTCCACATTGCCGCGATCGTGCATCTTCAGGAGGCCGATGGGCGCCTCTGTGCTGAAAAAGCGCAGGAATGGCTCGTACCAACGCAGCAGCCTGTCTACCAACGGACCGGGCTTCTTGACCGCGGCCGAGGATTTGGCGAGCACATCGTCCATATCCTCGTTGAACACGAGAAAAAGAAGATCGCGCTTGTCCTGCGCGTAGAGGAAGACCGTGGCGTGCGATACATCCGCAAGCTGCGCGATCTCCCGCGTCGTGGCACCGTCATAGCCCTTCGAGATGAACACGCTGCGTGCCGCGGTCTTGATGCGGTGCAGCTTGTCCTGCTTGTGGCGTTCGCGCAGCCCGATTGGTTTAGGGGCCTGCGGCTTGCCGCCCGGCGCTTTCGCCGTGGGCCGCTTCTTCGCTGCCGGCCCGGATGGAGCAGCAAGGGGAGAAGCCATGATCCGTGAAGGCATTGCTCAGCAATCCTCAATACATGAACTGACATTGATTATAAATAACTATGGTCAGCAAAAGACAGCCGCATCGGCGGTCTCGACGTCACAAATACAGCCAATAGTCGGCGAGGGCGAAGACCTGTCCAGCAGTACGCCCCCATCGCCTTGACGCCCCCTCCTCCCTTGCTACGCTGATTGCGAGTGGTTCCGCTCCGAGCG
This DNA window, taken from Pseudomonas sp. FeN3W, encodes the following:
- a CDS encoding DUF2218 domain-containing protein, which gives rise to MPQFHAQVATPRASRNMTRLCKHFAHKAEVQLDEHQAQVEFAFGRCRMLADHEQLLIDCQAEAGEAEKRLRFVIDDHLHRFSGDEALKVNWLDGPLPPSHGQVEP
- a CDS encoding alpha/beta hydrolase-fold protein, with the translated sequence MKGALLALLAGLGLAAIQAYAGEEAGWQPVQLPHSSQRDLHSQRTGKDYRIFVSQPRHAPPPGGYPVLYVLDGNALFPGLAIQAQALEDRPDPSLRDSVLVVGIGYPGGALYDFKARAEDYTPKAEDRQRLPGREPPPSGGADDFLAFIEHELKPLIAQRYPIDAQRQTLFGHSYGGLFTLYTLLSKPQAFQGYVAASPSIWWYKGYVERTLAAFERQLADQPVGARLLVTAGGAEQPAADAAMDDPRQRHMAERRMVGNARDLVERLQRLSSQGLHSEFQLFPGANHGTNAAHSSVVALALAAAIGRQPSRDQDD
- a CDS encoding DUF2147 domain-containing protein, encoding MRPLFNALLLALPLSLSSLAFAAESPAGRWQTIDDETGKPKSIVEIQQATDGTLSGKVAEILSSDRGPNPLCSACEGERKDQPITGMTILWDLKPNGDQAWSDGTILDPAKGKTYRAKAKLLEGGDQLEVRGYIGIEALGRTQTWIRQ
- a CDS encoding TetR/AcrR family transcriptional regulator; this encodes MPSRIMASPLAAPSGPAAKKRPTAKAPGGKPQAPKPIGLRERHKQDKLHRIKTAARSVFISKGYDGATTREIAQLADVSHATVFLYAQDKRDLLFLVFNEDMDDVLAKSSAAVKKPGPLVDRLLRWYEPFLRFFSTEAPIGLLKMHDRGNVDIGPTPQSVSVERRKEIVQRELSGLFEAAVRSGELASTVDPILATRVVRSVFYGELDLWMRSYPHPSMARGLHDLRAALTLIISGMLPRQ